In Streptomyces sp. NBC_00704, a genomic segment contains:
- a CDS encoding zinc-dependent alcohol dehydrogenase family protein — MPGQAHTPADVAAPGTPRTPRTMTAWTTRGDGIDRLSAVRVPLPEPGPTEVLVKTAAVSLNYRDLLVVGGVDHWSPDRDVVPVSDGVGSVAAVGSEVTRWQPGDRVSAGFLPRWRSGPLTEDTYVSPVGGPVNRGMLAEYVLVEQDEAVRTAQSLDDVHAATLPVAGVTAWHAVGRRSRVRPGETVLVHGTGGVALFAAQLTLALGATPVVTSGSDEKLDRLRALGVDRTINYRRTEDLAAEVLRMTGGEGVDHVVETVGGDNLNRSLEAVKVGGSISFIGLIAGREANIDVYRFVTKNVTVHGIETGSLDMLEELVAFVDEHGITPVIDSVHPAERVQDALRHLEGGGHFGKIVVTLPGATAPRAASAVPGRQSARPGSR, encoded by the coding sequence GACGGCGTGGACGACACGGGGCGACGGCATCGACCGGCTGTCCGCGGTCCGCGTCCCCCTACCGGAGCCCGGTCCGACCGAGGTGCTGGTGAAGACGGCGGCCGTGTCGCTCAACTACCGCGACCTGCTGGTGGTGGGCGGCGTCGACCACTGGTCGCCCGACCGGGACGTGGTGCCCGTCTCCGACGGCGTCGGCTCCGTCGCCGCGGTCGGCTCCGAGGTGACCCGCTGGCAGCCGGGCGACCGGGTCTCGGCCGGGTTCCTGCCCCGGTGGCGGTCGGGTCCGCTCACCGAGGACACCTATGTGTCACCGGTCGGCGGGCCGGTCAACCGCGGCATGCTCGCCGAGTACGTCCTCGTCGAACAGGACGAGGCGGTGCGCACCGCACAGAGCCTGGACGACGTGCACGCGGCCACGCTGCCCGTCGCCGGGGTGACCGCCTGGCACGCCGTCGGCCGCCGCAGCCGGGTCCGGCCCGGCGAGACGGTGCTCGTCCACGGCACCGGCGGAGTCGCCCTGTTCGCCGCGCAGTTGACGCTGGCCCTGGGGGCGACCCCCGTCGTCACCTCCGGCAGCGACGAGAAACTCGACAGGCTCCGCGCGCTCGGCGTCGACCGCACGATCAACTACCGGCGCACCGAGGACCTCGCGGCGGAGGTCCTCCGGATGACCGGCGGCGAGGGTGTGGACCATGTCGTCGAGACCGTCGGCGGCGACAACCTGAACCGCTCGCTGGAGGCGGTCAAGGTGGGCGGCAGCATCAGCTTCATCGGCCTCATCGCCGGACGCGAGGCGAACATCGACGTCTACCGGTTCGTCACCAAGAACGTCACCGTCCACGGCATCGAGACCGGCTCCCTGGACATGCTCGAAGAGCTGGTGGCCTTCGTCGACGAACACGGCATCACGCCCGTGATCGACTCCGTCCACCCGGCCGAGCGGGTTCAGGACGCGTTGCGCCACCTCGAAGGCGGCGGCCACTTCGGCAAGATCGTCGTCACCTTGCCGGGCGCGACGGCGCCTCGCGCCGCTTCCGCCGTCCCCGGTCGTCAATCGGCCCGGCCCGGATCCCGGTGA
- a CDS encoding LacI family DNA-binding transcriptional regulator codes for MNIGEIARRAGVSRSTVSYVLSGKRPVSEETRRRIQRVIDELGYRPNASARALANGRTSTIGLVFPPAGDHYTGMQLDFIGSVVEAAAACDYDVLLSPSGVDSDRSFQRLLGERRVDGAILMEIRLRDDRVDHLAALGFPSVAIGRTAEPDGDWWVGLDHTALAAACVHHLADLGHRRVAFVNRPEQLVRAGYESAHRGLEGFTKAAAERGLGVRTYCCGDDAASGQACMERILHDDPATTGVVTLNEAALGGLYRALAEAGRHVPRDFSVTGVVAGRWAETVTPRLTAADVPAEEMGRLAVDLLVERLDHPGAPPRHHLLAPPISLRASTGPATAHTADG; via the coding sequence GTGAACATCGGTGAGATCGCCCGGCGGGCCGGTGTCTCGCGGAGCACCGTGTCGTACGTCCTGAGCGGGAAGCGTCCGGTGTCGGAGGAGACGCGTCGCAGGATCCAGCGGGTGATCGACGAGCTGGGGTATCGGCCCAATGCGAGTGCGCGGGCGCTGGCGAACGGGCGGACCAGCACGATCGGGCTGGTGTTCCCGCCGGCGGGCGACCATTACACCGGGATGCAGCTCGACTTCATCGGCAGTGTGGTGGAGGCCGCGGCGGCCTGTGACTACGACGTGCTGCTGTCGCCGAGCGGTGTGGACAGCGACCGTTCGTTCCAGCGGCTGCTTGGGGAGCGGCGGGTGGACGGGGCGATCCTGATGGAGATCCGGCTCCGGGACGACCGGGTGGATCATCTGGCCGCTCTGGGGTTTCCGTCGGTGGCGATCGGCCGTACCGCCGAGCCGGACGGTGACTGGTGGGTGGGCCTGGACCACACGGCGCTGGCGGCGGCCTGCGTCCACCACCTCGCCGATCTCGGCCATCGCCGGGTGGCGTTCGTCAACCGTCCCGAGCAGTTGGTGCGGGCGGGGTACGAGTCGGCGCACCGTGGTCTGGAGGGGTTCACGAAGGCGGCGGCCGAGCGCGGGCTGGGCGTGCGGACGTACTGCTGCGGGGACGACGCCGCGTCGGGGCAGGCGTGCATGGAGCGGATCCTGCACGACGATCCGGCCACCACGGGCGTGGTCACCCTGAACGAGGCGGCGCTGGGCGGTCTGTACCGGGCTCTGGCGGAGGCGGGCCGTCACGTGCCGCGTGACTTCTCGGTCACCGGCGTGGTGGCGGGCCGGTGGGCGGAGACGGTGACCCCGCGGCTGACCGCGGCGGACGTGCCGGCCGAGGAGATGGGCCGCCTCGCCGTCGACCTCCTCGTCGAACGCCTCGACCACCCCGGCGCCCCGCCCCGCCACCACCTCCTCGCCCCGCCCATCTCCCTGCGCGCCAGCACCGGCCCCGCCACCGCACACACGGCCGACGGCTGA
- a CDS encoding SCO6745 family protein — translation MTTSALGPLAGRRCHHPLNSLHATHYFAPELGRELGALGITHPRAVNFAARAAALGPVGAGAVTAAFYNYKHDLVARHVPAVWSVAGPADVLAARLRAVDATLRRLLGEEAVASAEMAEAAGLALRAAEACGRGARPLYSAHADLPVPGEPHLAYWHAATLLREHRGDGHLAVLMSAGLDGLEATVTHTSTGRGMTPKWVRATRGWSEDEWNAAAGRLRERGLLDEEGELTERGVALREDVERETDRVDLAPYEHLGAQGVARLTDLASAFARAAAAAGAFPADLLGKR, via the coding sequence ATGACTACCTCCGCCCTCGGACCGCTCGCCGGCCGACGCTGTCACCACCCGCTCAACTCCCTGCACGCGACGCACTACTTCGCGCCCGAACTGGGTCGGGAACTGGGCGCGCTGGGCATCACCCATCCGCGGGCCGTCAACTTCGCCGCACGAGCGGCCGCGCTCGGCCCGGTCGGGGCGGGCGCCGTGACCGCGGCCTTCTACAACTACAAGCACGACCTCGTGGCCCGGCACGTGCCCGCCGTGTGGTCGGTCGCCGGCCCCGCCGACGTGCTCGCCGCCCGTCTGCGCGCCGTCGACGCGACGCTGCGCCGCCTGCTGGGGGAGGAGGCCGTGGCGTCCGCGGAGATGGCGGAGGCGGCCGGGCTGGCGCTGCGCGCCGCCGAGGCGTGCGGACGCGGCGCCCGGCCCCTGTACTCGGCCCACGCCGACCTGCCCGTCCCCGGTGAGCCGCACCTCGCGTACTGGCACGCGGCGACCCTGCTGCGCGAGCACCGGGGCGACGGCCACCTGGCCGTGCTGATGTCCGCGGGGCTCGACGGGCTGGAGGCGACGGTGACGCACACCTCCACCGGCCGGGGCATGACGCCGAAGTGGGTGCGGGCCACCCGCGGCTGGAGCGAGGACGAGTGGAACGCGGCGGCCGGCCGCCTGCGCGAGCGCGGACTGCTGGACGAGGAGGGCGAGCTGACCGAGCGGGGCGTCGCGCTCCGCGAGGACGTCGAGCGGGAGACGGACCGCGTCGACCTGGCGCCGTACGAGCACCTGGGCGCGCAGGGCGTGGCCCGCCTGACGGACCTCGCCTCGGCGTTCGCCCGCGCCGCCGCGGCCGCGGGCGCGTTCCCGGCGGACCTCCTCGGCAAGCGCTGA
- a CDS encoding FadR/GntR family transcriptional regulator — protein sequence MSLTDKAIERIRELIRTGALPPGSKLPPEADLAAQLGLSRNLAREAVKALAVARVLEVRRGDGTYVTSLQPSLLLAGLGGAVELLQGDSAALQDLMEVRRLLEPAATALAAARISDDQLAEVKSHLDAMREARDDVELLNAHDAAFHRAVIAATGNESLLTLLEGISGRTLRARIRRGLTDDEAAGRTLAEHEAIYAALTTRDGALSQAAALLHVSNTAQALREHLRSRQLVPPGAPAPE from the coding sequence GTGTCGCTGACGGACAAGGCCATCGAACGCATTCGTGAGCTGATCCGCACCGGCGCCCTGCCACCGGGGTCGAAACTGCCGCCCGAGGCGGATCTGGCCGCCCAGCTGGGCCTGTCCCGCAACCTCGCCCGCGAGGCGGTCAAGGCCCTGGCCGTGGCGCGGGTCCTGGAGGTGCGGCGGGGCGACGGCACCTACGTCACCAGCCTTCAGCCCAGCCTGCTCCTGGCGGGCCTGGGCGGGGCGGTCGAGTTGCTGCAGGGCGACTCCGCGGCGCTCCAGGACCTCATGGAGGTACGCCGGCTCCTCGAACCGGCCGCCACCGCGTTGGCCGCGGCCCGCATCTCCGACGACCAACTGGCCGAGGTCAAGAGCCACCTGGACGCCATGCGCGAGGCCCGCGACGACGTCGAACTGCTCAACGCGCACGACGCCGCGTTCCACCGCGCGGTGATCGCCGCGACGGGCAACGAGAGCCTGCTGACCCTCCTGGAGGGCATCTCCGGCCGCACGCTGCGGGCGCGGATACGGCGTGGTCTGACCGACGACGAGGCCGCGGGCCGGACGCTCGCCGAGCACGAGGCGATCTACGCGGCGCTCACCACCCGCGACGGCGCCCTCAGCCAGGCCGCCGCGCTGCTGCACGTCAGCAACACCGCGCAGGCCCTGCGGGAGCACCTGCGCTCCCGGCAGCTGGTCCCGCCGGGAGCGCCCGCCCCCGAGTGA